The Trachemys scripta elegans isolate TJP31775 chromosome 14, CAS_Tse_1.0, whole genome shotgun sequence genome segment TGCATGTTTTGGTGAAAGCCACATATTTACTAACTGCTTTGCACAAGGCTTCtttgacctctctgtttctcaggctgtagatgagggggtttaCCAGGGGAGTCAGGACCGTGTAGCAAAGAGAGAGCACTTTGTTCAGGTTTCTCAGTGTATCATGTTTCGGTAGCAGGTATACAATCATTATGGAtccatagaaaattgtcaccacaatgaggtgagaggagcaggtggaaaaggctttTTGTCTCCCGgtggtggaagggattctcagaaTGGTGGTGATGATACACACGTAGGATATCAGGGTTAGtaggaatggaggcagggtgaATACAGAGACTAATATGAAATCCAGCAATATGACCTGGTGGGTGTCACTGCAGGATAGTTCTATCAGTGGGATGGAATCACAATAGAAATGGTTAATTTCATTTGGGTCACAGAATATTAACTGTGATAGGAATAAGACAAAGATAGCAGTAACCAAACAGCCATTTAACCATGACCCAGCAGTCAATTGGAGGCAAAACCTGATATTCATAAGAGTTGAATAGTGCAGGGGTTTacatatcgctaaataccgatcataagacatagCTGCTAGGAGATAGCATTCTGTACATGCCAGAGAACCACAGAAATACAGTTGTATGATGCAGCCTCTGACCGAGATGGTTTTGTCCCtagtcaggagactggccagcaaCCTGGGCAGGATGGttgaggtgtagcaggtctccaggCAGGACAAGTTGCTCAGGAAgtagtacatgggggtgtgaaggtgctggTTAACCACAATGAGCATCACAATGAGGGTGTTCCCAGCCACGGTTGCCATGTAGATGACTTGGAACATCAGGAAGACAAGAATTTGCAGGTCAGGGAGATCCCCGAATCCCAGAATGATGAATTCTTTGATGGCTGTTTGGTTTCCCCAGTCTCTGTCTGCCATTGTTTGAGTCCAGGAATAAAACAATGCTGTGCAATTGAATTGGAAGAACATAGAGTTAAAGGTTAATTAAGTTGCATTAATTAATTCCATAAGTATTCAGAAACTCCCCTTCCTTTCCAGATTGCAGGCTGAAATTTTAAACCTAAATGTAGAGGTCAGAGCAAAATGCCAGAAGTCTCGATTTGAGAAGAGAACATTTGTATTCATGTAAACCATCATCTGCCATAATCAGAGCAATCACTTCTGAAACAGCCCATATCTCTGGTAGCCGAGTACTGATATAGCAGATCAGAATATTTCTTTATCAACTATGATATTCCCTCTAGTGACATCTTAGAGCTTAACAATGTTGCTTAAATGCTGTATTTCATTTCTGGAAATGACTAGAATCATGCCATGTCTTAGGAATCAAAATCAAACAACTAAAATTGGACTGagatttttcaatgcagtttagAGTCCTTAGGCAATGACCTTCTGTTAGATTTATATCTCTTTATTCTACAAATATATCCTGGTATATTCAGCATTTCTGTGCCCTGTAGGAAAAATAACAATTTGCATCCCCTCACAAGACATCAGTTTATGCCATAAATTATCAAGTGGAGTAAATTCTCCCTTAGTTTCTCTGGTGGTGATGGTGACATGGTAAGTGACTGGCAAtgccttttctgtttcctgacgTTCACTATGTAGCAGTAATAAAAAACAGCTCTTTGTAGGGTGGATCTTAGGAAGGGACAAAAGTAGGTTGATATGCAACCCTAACTGGGGAGTGACCCTCCCCATGCCATAATGATTGTGGGATAATAATACAGGAACAAGAAAGGAattcagggtgggggaagatgCTGTCCCTGAACTTGGAGTCTAGAAACATTCTGGCATGCGTGATTTAGAGTAATAAAGCTCTGTCACCACTCGCCACCCCATTGGGGCACACATgaaccagatccccagctggtgtaaatcaaggcaGCTCCATTTTTGTCAGTGGGGCAGATCCCCAACTGAGGACCTGTCACAAGACTTGGATCTCACGCTCCATCTCTGTGAAAAGGTGCTATGAACAGTAACTGGCACTGCTGTGGGAAGGTGAGGCTAAAACTGTTAATattcacctgaagaagagctgtgtgcagctcgaaagcttctcttgTTCACCAGCaggaattggtccaataaaagataccacctcacctgccttgtcctTCTAATATTCACAAAGCACATTCATGCCCCTGTTTGGAAGGTGGTATAGAAATGCAGTCAGGAAGACAGTGCTCACCTGAAACCACAGGACAGCTCAAGCTTGACGTGATGAGCTCTTGtttctcagggcttggctaccAGGACTCAGGATCCTCAGCAGAGATTCTTGTCTCTCCTCTTTCTGCAGAAACTGGATTTTCTCAGTAAAGAGACCTGCAGTGACCTGAAGGGATGAACCGGTAGATTTTATCTTCGTTTGGAAAAGGGGCTTCTCCCTTGATTTACAAAGTGTAAATGCTCCCTCATATTTGTATTCTGCCTTCATGCTTTCTAATATGGTCCCACTTTAACCTTTCTCCCACTTGGTTCATTTTGTGTCTCCAAAGCTTTGTAGCTAACAATGTCCCATGTGAGTTGCAATTATACAAGTCCCATTGTACATCATTTTTTAGTTTAACGATCCtttgtggaaaatattttagATCATGAGCAAACACCAGCTTACATTTTTGGAAGATGCCTATCCAAGGTGATGGGCTGTTataatgtacagtagaacctcagagttacgaactgaccagtcaaccacacacctcatttggaacccgAACTATGTAATCAAGCAGCAGTAAAGACcaacaaaaatatgtatttttttaaatccaatacagtacagtactgtgttaaacataaactagtaaaaaaaataaagggaacatttaaaaaaaaagatttgacaaggtaaggaaactgtttctgtgcttgtttcatttaaattaagatggttaaaagcagcatttttcttctgcatagtaaagtttcaaagctgcattaagtcaatgttcagttgtaaacttttgaatgaACCaacataacgttttgttcagttatgaacatttcagagctaCGAACAACCTCTGTTCCCGAGGGcgctcataactctgaggttctcatGGACTTGCACCACCCTTAATTAGTGTTCAAGATATGCCATCGTCTaatgggcatttttgaaaatagcTGCCCATATCTCACCCTTACAACATGCTGCCACCCACTTTCTcattattaaaaagaagaacaggagtacttgtggcaccttagagactaacaaatttattagagcatgctcGGGGGTCGCATAACTAGTTAGCATGCCAGAGTCTCGTTCGTTATCGGAATTAACCAGACAAATCGCTCCACCAACTAAGAATGGGAAACCTCACCCGGCCCGGACACGGAAAGGATTGACAGATTGATAGCTCTTTCTCGATTCTGTGGGTGGTGGTGCATGGCCGTTCTTAGTTGGTGGAGCGATTTGTCTGGTTAATTCCGATAACGAACGAGACTCTGGCATGCTAACTAGTTATGCGACCCCCGAGCGGTCGGCGTCCAACTTCTTAGAGGGACAAGTGGCNNNNNNNNNNNNNNNNNNNNNNNNNNNNNNNNNNNNNNNNNNNNNNNNNNNNNNNNNNNNNNNNNNNNNNNNNNNNNNNNNNNNNNNNNNNNNNNNNNNNNNNNNNNNNNNNNNNNNNNNNNNNNNNNNNNNNNNNNNNNNNNNNNNNNNNNNNNNNNNNNNNNNNNNNNNNNNNNNNNNNNNNNNNNNNNNNNNNNNNNNNNNNNNNNNNNNNNNNNNNNNNNNNNNNNNNNNNNNNNNNNNNNNNNNNNNNNNNNNNNNNNNNNNNNNNNNNNNNNNNNNNNNNNNNNNNNNNNNNNNNNNNNNNNNNNNNNNNNNNNNNNNNNNNNNNNNNNNNNNNNNNNNNNNNNNNNNNNNNNNNNNNNNNNNNNNNNNNNNNNNNNNNNNNNNNNNNNNNNNNNNNNNNNNNNNNNNNNNNNNNNNNNNNNNNNNNNNNNNNNNNNNNNNNNNNNNNNNNNNNNNNNNNNNNNNNNNNNNNNNNNNNNNNNNNNNNNNNNNNNNNNNNNNNNNNNNNNNNNNNNNNNNNNNNNNNNNNNNNNNNNNNNNNNNNNNNNNNNNNNNNNNNNNNNNNNNNNNNNNNNNNNNNNNNNNNNNNNNNNNNNNNNNNNNNNNNNNNNNNNNNNNNNNNNNNNNNNNNNNNNNNNNNNNNNNNNNNNNNNNNNNNNNNNNNNNNNNNNNNNNNNNNNNNNNNNNNNNNNNNNNNNNNNNNNNNNNNNNNNNNNNNNNNNNNNNNNNNNNNNNNNNNNNNNNNNNNNNNNNNNNNNNNNNNNNNNNNNNNNNNNNNNNNNNNNNNNNNNNNNNNNNNNNNNNNNNNNNNNNNNNNNNNNNNNNNNNNNNNNNNNNNNNNNNNNNNNNNNNNNNNNNNNNNNNNNNNNNNNNNNNNNNNNNNNNNNNNNNNNNNNNNNNNNNNNNNNNNNNNNNNNNNNNNNNNNNNNNNNNNNN includes the following:
- the LOC117887569 gene encoding olfactory receptor 6N1-like, encoding MADRDWGNQTAIKEFIILGFGDLPDLQILVFLMFQVIYMATVAGNTLIVMLIVVNQHLHTPMYYFLSNLSCLETCYTSTILPRLLASLLTRDKTISVRGCIIQLYFCGSLACTECYLLAAMSYDRYLAICKPLHYSTLMNIRFCLQLTAGSWLNGCLVTAIFVLFLSQLIFCDPNEINHFYCDSIPLIELSCSDTHQVILLDFILVSVFTLPPFLLTLISYVCIITTILRIPSTTGRQKAFSTCSSHLIVVTIFYGSIMIVYLLPKHDTLRNLNKVLSLCYTVLTPLVNPLIYSLRNREVKEALCKAVSKYVAFTKTCRDS